One stretch of Halobacillus litoralis DNA includes these proteins:
- a CDS encoding adenine deaminase C-terminal domain-containing protein: protein MNETRFRWRNRQLREHAAIIDGKAAPTKLIKNTTYLNVYLKKWMHGHIWLYDDRIIYTGQELPSHTEGTEIIDGSDSYIVPGYVEPHAHPFQLYNPQSFAEYAAETGTTTLVNDNLMWLFLTEKEKAFSLLEEFMDLPATMYWWARFDPQSVLRDEDRHAFDSQIPDWISHDAVIQGGELTAWPDVLHHGDEQILHFMQETKRSRKPLEAHLPGASEQTLVKMRLLGMDSEHESMTADDVLKRLEIGYHTGLRYSSIRPDLPDILQGLVEKGHTHFDHMMYTTDGSTPGFYREGLINPCIQTALNAGVPEIDAYMMATYHAARHFGIENRVGSLNAGRVAHLNFLSDPKDPMPHSIIAKGEWMKRDGEVLKKETPIQWEKNGVKPLELDWEVTDADMQFSMPIGLEMVNDVIMKPYAIDTDVSTDRLSEDNKESYLMLMDREGEWMVNTMLKGFTQTLGGLVSSYSNTGDIILTGKSRKDMKKAFQRMKEIGGGIVLVNEGEVLYELPLSLGGVMADLPMRELMEEEAKLKECLLEQGFTFNDPVYTLLFLSSMHLPFIRITPLGIMDVKKKEVLFPSIMR from the coding sequence CTTACTTGAATGTTTACTTGAAGAAATGGATGCATGGCCACATTTGGTTGTATGATGATCGCATCATTTACACCGGCCAAGAGCTTCCTTCTCATACAGAAGGCACGGAAATCATTGATGGCTCAGACAGTTATATTGTGCCTGGCTACGTTGAACCGCATGCTCACCCATTTCAGTTATATAATCCCCAGAGCTTCGCAGAATATGCGGCAGAGACGGGGACGACAACGCTCGTCAACGATAACTTGATGTGGCTTTTTTTAACGGAAAAAGAGAAAGCGTTTTCTTTGTTGGAAGAATTCATGGATTTGCCGGCGACGATGTACTGGTGGGCCCGTTTTGACCCGCAGTCCGTACTCCGGGATGAAGATCGTCATGCTTTCGATTCACAGATTCCAGACTGGATCAGTCATGATGCGGTGATTCAGGGCGGGGAGCTGACCGCCTGGCCGGATGTCCTTCATCATGGAGACGAGCAAATTCTACATTTTATGCAGGAGACTAAACGCTCTAGAAAGCCTTTGGAAGCTCACCTTCCGGGTGCTTCGGAACAGACGCTTGTGAAAATGCGCCTGCTCGGCATGGATTCAGAGCATGAATCGATGACCGCTGATGATGTACTGAAACGTTTGGAAATCGGTTATCATACAGGGTTGCGCTATTCATCCATCCGCCCGGATCTTCCGGATATTTTACAGGGTCTTGTTGAAAAAGGGCACACCCACTTCGACCACATGATGTACACAACGGATGGATCGACGCCTGGCTTTTATCGTGAAGGACTGATCAATCCCTGCATCCAAACCGCATTGAACGCCGGCGTGCCGGAAATAGATGCGTACATGATGGCTACGTATCACGCCGCTCGTCATTTCGGAATCGAGAATCGTGTAGGAAGCTTGAACGCCGGGCGCGTCGCTCATCTGAACTTTTTATCTGACCCGAAAGATCCGATGCCGCACTCCATCATCGCTAAAGGCGAATGGATGAAGCGTGATGGCGAAGTTTTGAAGAAAGAAACACCGATCCAATGGGAGAAAAATGGTGTGAAGCCGCTCGAACTCGATTGGGAAGTGACGGATGCGGATATGCAGTTCTCCATGCCGATCGGTCTAGAGATGGTGAATGATGTCATCATGAAACCATATGCCATCGACACGGACGTTTCCACCGACCGGTTGAGTGAGGACAATAAAGAATCCTACCTCATGCTGATGGACCGGGAAGGGGAATGGATGGTCAATACGATGCTGAAAGGATTCACACAGACCTTAGGCGGCCTCGTCAGCTCTTACAGCAATACAGGGGATATCATATTGACAGGAAAATCACGTAAAGATATGAAGAAGGCCTTTCAGCGCATGAAGGAAATCGGTGGCGGGATTGTGCTGGTAAATGAAGGGGAAGTCCTTTATGAACTGCCATTATCCCTTGGCGGTGTGATGGCCGATCTGCCGATGAGAGAGCTCATGGAGGAAGAAGCGAAACTAAAAGAATGCCTGCTCGAGCAAGGGTTTACGTTCAATGATCCCGTCTATACGCTTCTTTTCTTATCGTCCATGCATCTGCCATTCATCCGGATTACTCCGCTTGGAATTATGGACGTGAAAAAGAAAGAGGTACTCTTTCCTTCAATAATGCGTTAA